A genomic segment from Agelaius phoeniceus isolate bAgePho1 chromosome 2, bAgePho1.hap1, whole genome shotgun sequence encodes:
- the LOC129117353 gene encoding interleukin-5 receptor subunit alpha-like, with protein MNGTAISDFACVIFNVSFMNCTWHVGRTATEDTQYFLYWGPLKNENVTECQNYIKDTYGRHIGCRFQNVTIKNNIPYFLVNGSRSGQSIQSFEKRLMLYEIEKLTPPLNVTVNCTEASRRCSIWWQPPRTSHVENMSCFKYEIVIENKADAEKNTKTASKITAIIENDSYLYESFSSEKRYSVKIRATDAGFCRVSSNWGEWSTPVEFGMKGSAIENFSCVIYNIFLMNCTWQAGRDAPADTQYFLYWRKSRDEKEMECELYIKDENCRNVGCIFQNVSIGIEKAYFLVNGSSKDSLIQFYDEYIDLYKIEKLMPPSNITVNCDEIKNDCIIQWQRPQISHSNKDMCFKYEINIEYKDNPKRNPIYTSIQEAGNSNIFLRSNTGKKYILKMRAAGSACLVSPAWGEWSAPVEFGNEEIISSSVWILLGVGVATLLMAIITFFFCKRTGCWKAVFPQIPGPKPAFFTLADTNPELMESKIQSTTSENEEIVLVTDIVR; from the exons ATGAATGGAACAGCCATTTCAGACTTTGCCTGTGTCATTTTTAATGTTTCCTTCATGAATTGCACCTGGCATGTGGGCAGGACTGCTACAGAAGACACCCAGTATTTCCTGTACTGGGGGCCCTTGAA GAATGAAAATGTCACAGAATGCCAAAACTACATCAAAGATACCTATGGAAGGCACATAGGATGTCGATTTCAAAACGTGacaataaaaaataacattCCTTATTTCCTGGTAAATGGGTCCAGAAGCGGACAAAGCATCCAGTCATTTGAGAAGAGACTAATGCTATACGAAATTG AAAAACTCACCCCTCCATTAAATGTCACAGTGAACTGTACAGAAGCTTCTCGTAGATGTAGTATTTGGTGGCAGCCACCTCGCACAAGTCATGTGGAAAACATGAGTTGTTTCAAATATGAAATTGTCATAGAAAACAAG GCTGATGCtgagaaaaacaccaaaactgCATCTAAAATA ACAGCAATTATTGAAAATGACTCCTACCTATATGAAAGCTTCAGCTCAGAAAAAAGGTACAGCGTCAAAATCAGAGCAACAGATGCAGGCTTTTGTAGAGTAAGCTCAAACTGGGGAGAGTGGAGTACACCTGTGGAGTTTG GCATGAAGGGCTCAGCCATTGAAAACTTCTCCTGTGTGATTTATAACATCTTCCTCATGAACTGCACTTGGCAGGCAGGAAGGGATGCTCCAGCAGACACACAGTATTTTCTCTACTGGCGGAAGTCAAG AGATGAAAAGGAGATGGAATGTGAGCTTTACATTAAAGATGAAAATTGCAGAAATGTGGGATGCATCTTCCAAAACGTGAGCATAGGGATTGAAAAAGCTTACTTCCTGGTGAATGGGTCTAGCAAAGACTCTCTGATCCAGTTCTATGATGAGTACATTGACCTCTATAAAATTG AAAAGCTCATGCCTCCATCAAATATCACAGTCAACTGtgatgaaattaaaaatgaTTGCATAATTCAGTGGCAACGACCCCAGATAAGTCATTCTAACAAGGACATGTGttttaaatatgaaattaaCATAGAGTATAAG GATAATCCTAAAAGAAACCCCATATATACTTCCATACAA GAAGCGGGAAACAGTAACATATTTCTAAGATCAAATACAGGAAAGAAGTACATCTTGAAAATGAGAgcagctggcagtgcctgccttgtgagcccagcctggggggaATGGAGTGCACCTGTTGAGTTTG GAAATGAGGAAATTATATCTTCTTCAGTATGGATTTTACTTGGGGTAGGAGTTGCAACACTCTTAATGGCAATcatcacattttttttctgcaaaag GACTGGCTGTTGGAAGGCAGTATTTCCACAGATCCCAGGACCAAAACCTGCTTTTTTCACACTGGCTGATACAAATCCAGAA ctgATGGAGAGCAAAATACAGTCAACAACATCTGAAAATGAAGAGATAGTATTAGTTACTGACATCGTGAGATAA